The sequence below is a genomic window from Chloroflexota bacterium.
ATGATGAATTTGGTTGAAGCGTTGAAATAGAACCGGCACCCTTTGGATTCAAGCAGGCCGCCCCCGCCCGGGGCGGCCTTTTGAGGTTTCTGGGGGGTTTTTGTGAGGATGGACGCTGCTTTTTTAGGGCGCTTGCCCGTATTCGCGCGGTTGGTAGTTCGCTACAATGGAGGTGGCACGAAAAGCGCCTTGTCTTTTCCTTTCTTCAGGAGCAGAATCTATGAAAAAAGCGATGCTGTTGATGGCCTTGATGCTTGCTGGGGCGCTGCTTGCTGCGTGTGCCTCGCAGCCCACCCCAACGCCTCTGACGCCCACGTCCCCGGGCGCGGTGCAGGCCTCGCCCTCCGCCATTCCTGCAGGAAAGCCCGTGGCTGCCGACGTTTACGCCCTGGTGGATGGGCAACCGCGCATTCCCGGCCCCCCGACAGATTACCCCAAAGGCGAACTGGGTGCGCTGGTGAAATTGGGGGAAGACCTCGTCAACCATACCCATACTCATCCCCTGACGAAAGATCTGGTGGGGAACGACCTGGATTGCACCAGTTGCCATTTGGATGGCGGCAAGGCGAAAACGCTGGGCACTTTTATTGGCAGCGCCGCGGCCTTTCCGGCCTACTCAGCCCGTGAGCAGACGGTGCAAACGCTGCAAGACCGGATTGCCAATTGCTTCATGCGCAGCATGAATGGCATCCGTCCGCCCGTGGATTCCCAGGCATCGCTGGCAATCACGGCTTACATCACGTGGCTTTCCAGCGGTTTGCCTATTGCCATGAACGCCGATAAACCCATCAACCCTTTTTACACCACGCAATGGGTGAACAAGAAACTGGTGCCCCTGGCGAAGAGTGCGACCCATTTGGTGTACCTCGACGGCCAGAAGCTCTATGCCCAAAAATGTGCTGCCTGCCACGGAGAGGATGGGCATGGCGAAATGCAGGGCGACCAAATGGTGTACCCGCCATTGTGGGGGGATCGGGCTTTCAATACCGGCGCAGGGCTGGCTCACCCGGTCAAAATGGCAACCTGGCTTCAATACAACATGCCGCCTCAGGGCGCTTCGCTGACGGACCAGGAGGCGGTAGCCATAGCCGTGTATGTGGATGCCCAGCCCCACCCCGATTTTGAGTTGCGGGCCCATCTGCCCGCAAAGGCAGAAATGGGTGTTTATAATTCCAAGGTGCTCGACGAAACCCATTCCGTGGCCCAGAATTTTGCGGCTTTGGGGCTCGATGTGCAGGTCATTCGCACCGGGCGAGGGGCTCAGAACATTGTCCCGCCCACGCCGACCCCGACGCCCACGGCGTTTGATGCCGCGGCGTTTTATGCTTCGGCCTGCGCGGTTTGCCACGGCGACCAGGCCGAAGGTGGTATTGGGCCAGCCTTGAATGAAGCCCAGACCAAGCAAGACGCCTACGTGCAAATCATTATGCAGGGCAAGGGCGCGATGCCGGCTTTCCAGGACAAACTCTCGCAAGCCCAGGCGCTTCAACTGGTCGAATGGTTAGCCAATAAGAAATAATCTGGGTTGGCGACCCGCTTTGGGGCGCCTGCTGATTGCCAGGAACGCTGCGCAGCGTTGCCAGGGCTGGCCTTGTGACAAGGTCAGCCCTGGCTCGTTTTTGTGGGGAGTGTGTGTGCTGTGGGGAGCACCCGAATTGTGAAGATTGTCACTTGCCTTACGTGCGATAATCTTGTATGATAGGAGTAGATGCCCGGTCTTTCGCTTCGAATCAGGAGGAAGGGCGATGAACTGTGAGTTGGATGATGAAACCCTGCGGGCGCTTTGGCATTTGCCCTGGTTTAGCCGCCTGAAGCAGGAGCACTTCACCGCCCTGGCGCAAATTGCGTGTTTGCGGCAGGTCAAGGCAGGTGAAGTGCTGTTTCGGGAAGGCGAACCGCAAGATTTCCTGTACGTGGTGCTCGAAGGCCGCATAGGGCTGGAAATTCATGTCCCTGGGCGGGGCAATGTGCGCCTGATGACCGTAGAGCCGGAAGAGGTGCTGGGGTGGTCGAGTGTGATACCGGCTGCCCGGCGGCGTACTGCCACAGCGGTGGCGGTGCTTTCCAGCCGCCTGGTTGCCCTGGATGCCCCGGCATTATTGCGCTTATGCGAGGAAGACTCGACCCTCGGTTATCTCGTCATGCGCCGCCTGGCGAACGTGGTGGCCCAGCGCCTTTTGATTACCCGTTTGCAGTTGCTGGATATTTACGCCCATCCGGCGGAGGAGGGTTGCCATGAATGAGCGCACCTTAACCGCCGACGTGGTGGTCGCGTTGCCCAAGCCACGCCTGGATGATTTGCTGGCAGCCCTGCGGCAGCGAGGCTATCAGACGCATGGGCCGCGCTTGCGCGATGGGGTGGTGTCTTACGGCCCCATTGAGGGGTTGAAAGACCTGCCGCGCGGCGTGGTGGTGCATCAGGAAGCGGGGCGCTATCGGGTGGAACAAACGGACCGTCCGCTCTACTTTGCCGCCACGCCCGGCGCCGACAGTTGGAAGCGTTACCTCTTCCCACCTCGACGGGAATTGTTCCACTTTCAGCGGGACAAGGGTCATTGGGAGACCGTTGTCCCCTCTGCCGAGGTGCCCCGTTATGCCCTGATTGGCGTGCGCCCCTGCGAACTTGCCGCGATGGCCGTGCAAGACGCCGTCTTCTTGCGGGAAGATTTCACCGACCCCCACTACCACGCGGTGCGTGAACGGCTGTTCATCGTGGCCGTCAATTGCTTGCATCCCGGCGACACCTGTTTTTGCGCTTCTCTCGGTACGGGGCCGGAAGCCTCTTCGGGCTACGACCTGCTGCTTACCGAACTCGACGACGTTTTCCTCGTGGCAGTGGGTTCGGAAGCCGGCCGAGAGGTGCTGCAACCGTTGCCCTGGGAGCCAGCCAGCGCTTTTTGGCTGAGCCAGGCGCAACGGGGGCTGGATCACGCTCGCCAGGCCATGGGGAGGCATCTGCCCGATGCCGATAGCCTGCCTGAAACTTTGCTGAGCAACCTCAACCACCCGGCCTGGGATGAAGTGGCTTCCCGGTGCCTGAGTTGCGCCAACTGCACCCAGGTCTGCCCGACGTGCTTCTGCTGGGATGTACAAGACGAAATTGCCCTCGATGGCGAAACCGTCACCCGCTTCCGTGTGTGGGATTCCTGCTTCTCGCCGCAACTTTCCTACCTGGCCGGGGGGAACGCCCGCCCCACGGTGCGGGCCCGTTACCGCCAATGGGTCACCCACAAATTTGCTTCGTGGGTGCGACAATTTGGCACTTTGGGGTGCGTGGGCTGTGGCCGCTGCATCACCTGGTGCCCGGCGGGCATTGACATCACCGAAACCCTCGCGGCCGTCCGCAACACCCCCCAGCCTGCCGGAGGTGAGCCATGAACCTGAACCCGACGGCAACGCTGGCCTCGGCCAGCGCCGATACCTTGCTGATGCCTTTCTGGGCAGAAGTGGTGGCTGTGCGGCAGGAAACGTCCAACGTCACCACCCTGACCCTGCGCCTGGAAGACGAAGACGCCCGCCGACGTTACCGCTTCAAGCCGGGGCAGTTCAACATGCTCTCGCTGCCCGGTTTGGGCGAGGCAGCCATTTCCATCAGTTCCGACCCTGCCGAGCACGACACACTACAGCACACCGTGCGGGCAGTGGGGAACGTCAGCCGGGCGCTGACCCGCCTGAAACCCGGCGCACGGGTGGGGCTGCGGGGGCCGTTTGGCTCGGCCTGGCCGGTGGAAGGTTGTAGTTGCCGCGACCTGATTTTGGTCACGGGCGGCATCGGCCTGGCACCCCTGCGGCCGGTGATTTACGAGATCATCAACCAGCGCGCCGATTTTGGCGACGTCACCCTGCTTTACGGCGCGCGCACACCTGCCGACCTGCTCTACGCCGACGAATACGAGACGTGGGAAGCCCACGACATCCGGGTGCTGCTGACGGTGGACCGCGCCGATGCGAATTGGCAGGGCACGGTGGGCGTGGTGCCGATTTTGTTCTACCGCTTGCGCCCCCACCCCGAGCGTACGGTGGTCTTTTCGTGCGGCCCGGAAATCATGATGCACTTTGTGGTCTATGAAGCCATGGCGCGCCGCATTCCTTACGAACACATCTACCTCTCGTTGGAGCGCAACATGAAGTGCGGGCAGGGGCTGTGCGGCCACTGCCAGGTAGGACCTTACTTCGTGTGCCGCGATGGGCCGGTGTTCCGTTTCGATGCCCTCGCGCCCTTTTTCGGTGTGGAGGGGCTATGATGAGCGCCAAACCCCGTGTTGCAGTTTACAAATTTTCTTCTTGCGATGGCTGCCAGCTTTCGCTCCTCAATCTGGAGGAGGCGTTGCTCACGCTGGTTGACCAGGTGGAAATCGCGTATTTCCTGGAGGCCACCCGCCGCACCCAGCCCGGCCCTTACGACATTGCCCTGGTGGAAGGCTCGGTCAGCACGCCCGAAGAAGCGCGCCGCATCCATGAAGTGCGCGAACAGGCCAGCATCGTGGTGGCCTTGGGCACGTGCGCGTGTTCGGGCGGGGTGCAGGCCCTGCGCAATTTTGCCGAGGCCGATGTGTGGGCGGCCCATGTGTACCCTCACCCCGAGTATCTGGACTATCTGGCCCGCTCCGTTCCCATTGCCGATGAAATTCGAGTAGATTATGAAATCTGGGGCTGCCCGGTCAACGGCGACCAGGTGGTGCAGGTGCTGGCTGCGCTGCTGATGGGCAAACGACCGGTTTTGCCCGATTACACCGTTTGTCAGGAATGCAAGCGCCGCGGCAATGTGTGTGTGATGGTGGCGGAAGGCAAACTCTGCCTGGGCCCGGTGACGCGTGCCGGTTGCGGGGCGCTGTGCCCGGCCTACGGGCGCGGCTGTTATGGTTGCTTTGGGCCGTGGTCGCAGGCCAACACCGACGCATTCCTTGCCGCGGCCGCGCGGGTGGCTTCCCCCGATGAGGTGGGGCGGGCTTTGCGCCACATCACCGGCAACGCCCCTGCCTTTGCCGTTGCTGCCGACCGGGTCATCGCTGAGCAGAAAGGAGGTGCATCGTGACCGAGCGCACCATTCAGGTGGACGCCTTGGCTCGGGTAGAAGGCGAAGGCGCGCTTTACCTCAAAGTGAAAGACGGCGACGTGGTTGATTTGCGGTTGGAAATCTACGA
It includes:
- a CDS encoding Crp/Fnr family transcriptional regulator; this translates as MNCELDDETLRALWHLPWFSRLKQEHFTALAQIACLRQVKAGEVLFREGEPQDFLYVVLEGRIGLEIHVPGRGNVRLMTVEPEEVLGWSSVIPAARRRTATAVAVLSSRLVALDAPALLRLCEEDSTLGYLVMRRLANVVAQRLLITRLQLLDIYAHPAEEGCHE
- a CDS encoding sulfite reductase subunit A, which gives rise to MNERTLTADVVVALPKPRLDDLLAALRQRGYQTHGPRLRDGVVSYGPIEGLKDLPRGVVVHQEAGRYRVEQTDRPLYFAATPGADSWKRYLFPPRRELFHFQRDKGHWETVVPSAEVPRYALIGVRPCELAAMAVQDAVFLREDFTDPHYHAVRERLFIVAVNCLHPGDTCFCASLGTGPEASSGYDLLLTELDDVFLVAVGSEAGREVLQPLPWEPASAFWLSQAQRGLDHARQAMGRHLPDADSLPETLLSNLNHPAWDEVASRCLSCANCTQVCPTCFCWDVQDEIALDGETVTRFRVWDSCFSPQLSYLAGGNARPTVRARYRQWVTHKFASWVRQFGTLGCVGCGRCITWCPAGIDITETLAAVRNTPQPAGGEP
- a CDS encoding Ni/Fe hydrogenase subunit gamma, whose amino-acid sequence is MNLNPTATLASASADTLLMPFWAEVVAVRQETSNVTTLTLRLEDEDARRRYRFKPGQFNMLSLPGLGEAAISISSDPAEHDTLQHTVRAVGNVSRALTRLKPGARVGLRGPFGSAWPVEGCSCRDLILVTGGIGLAPLRPVIYEIINQRADFGDVTLLYGARTPADLLYADEYETWEAHDIRVLLTVDRADANWQGTVGVVPILFYRLRPHPERTVVFSCGPEIMMHFVVYEAMARRIPYEHIYLSLERNMKCGQGLCGHCQVGPYFVCRDGPVFRFDALAPFFGVEGL
- a CDS encoding oxidoreductase — its product is MSAKPRVAVYKFSSCDGCQLSLLNLEEALLTLVDQVEIAYFLEATRRTQPGPYDIALVEGSVSTPEEARRIHEVREQASIVVALGTCACSGGVQALRNFAEADVWAAHVYPHPEYLDYLARSVPIADEIRVDYEIWGCPVNGDQVVQVLAALLMGKRPVLPDYTVCQECKRRGNVCVMVAEGKLCLGPVTRAGCGALCPAYGRGCYGCFGPWSQANTDAFLAAAARVASPDEVGRALRHITGNAPAFAVAADRVIAEQKGGAS